In the Agromyces flavus genome, TGGTCAGGCCGGGGTGGGCTCGGTGGCGGGGTGCGGGACGTCGCGGCTTCCGACGCTGCGCTGCGCCGCGCCATCCGCCGGCCGCTTCACCGCGAAGAGCGGGATCGCCCACCCGCAGAGCGGGCCGATGAGCAGTGCGAAGGCGAGCGTGCCGACGCCGACGTTGCCGCCGAGGAGGAAGCCGGTGCCCAGCACGGCGAGCTCGATGCCGGTGCGGACGATCCAGATGCGCCATCCGGTGCGACGGTGCAGGCCGGTCATGAGGCCGTCGCGGGGCCCGGGGCCGAAGTGCGCCCCGATGTAGAGGCCCGTGGCGACCGCGAGCACGACGATGCCGCCGAAGAGCAGGAGGATGCGCGCCCAGAGGTCCAGTCCGGCGGGGATCAACCAGAGCGAGAGGTCGGCGAACGGGCCGACGAGCAGTGCGTTCATCACCGTACCGAATCCGAGCCGCTGCCGAAGTGGGATCCACAGCAGCAGTACGACGCCGCTCGTGAGCACGGTGATCAGGCCGAAGCCCAGGCCGGTCTGCTTCGCGATGCCCTGGGTCAGCACGTCCCACGGCGCCACGCCGAGCTCGCCGCGCACGATCATCGCGATGCCGAGCCCGTACAGGAAGAGGCCCACCACGAGCTGCACGAGCCGTCGGGCGAACACCGGGGCCGGGTCGCTCGTGCGGGTCCGTGCGGCGATCGAGCGAAGACGGGAGACGCGTGGCATGCAAGCAATCCAATCCCGTGATTGGCCTTTTCGCAAAGAGCCAACCGGGCTACAGTGGCTTGCATCATGGATGCCACGATGAGCGCCCGGGCCCTGCAGACGCTGCTCGGCGAGTGGCGGGGCGACGACGGCAGCGCCTACCGGGCGCTCGCAGATCGCATCAGGCTGCTCGTGCTCGACGGCCGGATCCCCGTCGACACCCGCCTGCCGGCCGAGCGCGAACTCGCCGAGCGCCTCGGCCTCAGCCGCACGACCGTCACCGCCGCGTACCGCGAGCTGCGCGACCAGGACCTGCTCCGCAGCGTCCGCGGCTCCGGCAGCGTGGCTCGCCTGCCGGGGGCGCCCGCGTTCCTGCCCGCGCCGCCGGCCGCCGACTACATCGACTTCTCGAAGGCTGCGCTGCCCGCGCTGCCGTGGCTGCCGGATGTCGCGCGCGCCGCCGTCGACGACCTGCCGGCGCACCTCGGCGACCCGGGCTTCGACCCCATCGGCATCCCCGAACTGCGCGCGGCCATCGCGGACCGATACACGGCGCGCGGCCTGCCCACCGGTCCCGAGCAGATCATGGTCACGATCGGCGCCCAGCATGCCATCGCCCTGCTCTCCCGTGCGCTCGTGGGGCGTGGCGACCGCGCGCTCATCGAAGCGCCGACCTACCCCCACGCGTACGAGGCCCTGCGCAACGCCGGCGCCCGACTGGTGACCGTCGCGACCGCACCGCACGACGCCGGTCCCGAGGGATTCGGCGCGACCGACGAGGCGGCCGACCTCGTGCGCGCGATCGGGCACGCCAACCCGGTCGCCGCCTACCTGATGCCCGACTTCCACAACCCCACGGGTCGCTCGCTCGATGCGTCGGCGCGAGAGCGCGTGCTCGACGCCGCCGCACGCCAGGGCACGGTCGTCATCGCCGACGAGACGACCGCCGAACTCGACATCGATCGCGGACTCGACCTGAAGCCGCTCGCCGCGTACGGACCCGCCGTGATGGTCGGCTCGGTCGGGAAGACCGTGTGGGGCGGCGTGCGCGTCGGGTGGATCCGCGCCGACCGTCCGCTGATCCGGAAGCTCCTCGCGGTGCGCTCGCCGGGCGACCTCGGCACGCCGATCCTCGAGCAGCTCGTCGTCGCGCGCCTGTTCAGCCGCATGGACGACATCCTCGACCTGCGACGCGAACAGTTGCGCGCCGGTCGCGACCACCTCGAACGTCTGCTGGCCGACGCCTTCCCCGAGTGGCATGTGCCCCACGTCGACGGCGGCATCGTCACGTGGGTCGGTCTCGGTGCGCCGGTGAGCTCGCAGCTCGCGCTCGCGGCACGTACGCACGGCCTGATCGTCGCGGCCGGCCCGCGCTTCGGCATCGACGGGGCCTTCGAGCGCTTCCTCCGGCTGCCCATCTGCTACCCGGCCGAGGCGACGGATGCCGCCGTGCAGGCGTTGCGTCGAGCGTGGGGCTCGCTCGCCCGGACGCCGGTGCCCGACCAGAACGTGCTCGCCGCGGTCGTCTGAGCGTCGGGCCGCACGCCAGCACCCGCAGGTGGGCATCACTCGCCCGTCTCGCTCACGCGAATCGGCCTACCGTGGGGCCGATTCGCGTGAGTCGGTGGAATCGAGGAGAGGACGGGCGGTGGACCCGACACCACCGCCCCGTCGGGCCGCGCACCAGAAACGGCGCGGCCGGCCGTGCCGCGACCCGATACGCGGCACGGGGATCATGGGGCAACCCGAGGCTGCCGCGGGGCGACCCGGCGCCGGTAGGGCGGCGCCGGGCCGTCACCCGGTCAGCGACGCAGGGCGAACCGCCGGACGCCGAGGAGCACGAGGCCCGTCAGCAGCAGGAGCAGCGCCAGCCGCTCCCAGAATCCCGAGTCGAGCCCGGTCGAGGCGAGCGAAGCCGACGAGTCCGCGACCGTCGACCAGGCCGCCGCCGTGACCGCCGAGCCGGGGCCCGCGGTGTCCGAGCCGCCATCCGGCGTGCCGGGCGTGCCCGGATCGACCGGATCGACCGGGTCGACCGGATCCACCGGGTCGACCGGGTCGGTCGGGTCGGTGGGGTCGACCGGGTCGGTCGGATCCGTCGGATCCACCGGGTTCACGACCGTGGTCGAGCCATCCGTCGTGGAGTCGCCGATCACCGAGACGGCGTTGCCGCCGACGGAGATCGGTGCGGTGACGCCCAGGATCGCCTGGGTGCCGCCGAGGATCGAGTCCTCGCCGGAGGTCCAGGCGTCCGTGCCGGAGCCGTTGCCGGATCCGCTGTCGACGACGGTGGTGGCGTGCTTCGACGTGGAGTCGCCGATCACCGAGACGGCGTTGCCGCCGACGGTGATGGGGGCGACGAGGTCGACGATCGCCTGGGTGCCGCCGAGGATCGAGTCCTCGCCGGAGGTCCAGGCGTCCGTGCCGGAGCCGTTGCCGGATCCGCTGTCGACGACGGTGGTGGCGTGCTTCGACGTGGAGTCGCCGATCACCGAGACGGCGTTGCCGCTGACGGTGATGGGGGCGACGAGGTCGACGATCGCCTGGGTGCCGCCGAGGATCGAGTCCTCGCCGGACGTGGTTGCGTCCGTTCCGACGGTGCCGCTGCCGCTCGTCACCTCGGTGGTGGCGTGCTTCGACGTGGAGTCGCCGATCACCGAGACGGCGTTGCCGCCGACGGTGACCGGCGCCGAGACGTCGAGGATGGCCTGGCTGCCCGACCCGATCCCGTCCTCACCCGAGGTGACGGCGACGGGCGACGAGGCCGGTGCGGCGTCACCGTTCGCGACCTCGGTCCACGAATCCGACGACTCCGAGTCGCCGATGACCGAGACGGCGTTGCCGCTGATCGTGACGGGCAGCTCGATCGCGACGCCGAGCTGCGTGCCCGACAGGATGCCGTCGTCGCCGCTCGTCTCCGAGGCGTGGGCGACGCCGGCGCCGAGGAGCATGAGCCCCCCGGTGAAGAGGGTCGCGTACAGCGCCCTCGTGGCGAATCGCTTCATGATTCCTACTCCTGACTGTTGGGTACCGGCGCTCCCAGGCAGGGAGCGCGAGCGTGTTCCGCCTGCGGGCAGGCGGAGCGGTACCCGTCAGTCAGGGGTGGTGTCGGTCTCGAAGACCGGTGACGACGGCAGCGCGTCGTCGACCGAGCCGAGCACGAGCGACGCGCGGGCGTCGAGCGCGTGCGCGGCGAGGGTCGCGTCGGCTCCGGACCCGAGCCCGGAGCCGGAACCCGCCGAAGCGGAGCCGCCCGGAGGCGTGCCCGAGCCGAGCGGCGAGCCGTGGGCAGGCGAGGATGACGTGGGCGCGATCGCCCCGAGCGGAGCGGGAGCGCCGGGAGGCGCTGGATCGTGCGCCTGTAACGTCCACGCGTCGACCGGCGCGACCACGATGGCGGAGGGGGTGTCGTCGGCGACCGCCGAGACCGCCCCGTCGCCCGGCAGCGGGGCAGATGCCTCGGGGCCGATGCCCGGCTCGGGCAGGGACGGCAGCACACCGTCGGCGGGCAAGGTCGGCAACTCACCGACCACGACATCGAGCGTGTCGTCGGCGAGGTCGGCTACCGGGCCGAGCAGGCCGCCCAGCGTGTCGTCGCCGAGCACCGGACCGACGACGGGCGCCGAGCCCACCACACGGTCGACCGCGTGCACGATGCCGCCCACGGGGGCGCTTCCCGCCAGGTCGCCGACCGTCGAACCCACCCCGGAGACCGCGTCGGCCACGACGACATCGACGACGTCGATCGTGCCGTTCGCAGCATCCGTCGTCTCGTCGACCATGACCGGAACGGCATCGACGATCGGCCGTGCGGGTTCGGGCGCGAACACTTCGACCGCCTCGACCGCTGACGGACTGACGGCGCCGACCACCGGTTCGACGACCTCGTCGACGACCTCGTCGACGACCGCGTCGAGCGTGCCGTCGACGACGCCGACCACCGAGCCGACCGTGCCGAGCAGCCCGTCGGGCCGTTCCTCGGCTGACGCGCTCGCCGGAGACCCGACGAGACTCACGACGACCCACGCGGCGGCGAGTCCGGAGCCGACCAGGGCGGCGCGCAGCAGTGGCCTCGGGCGCACCGCCACGGCCACTCGCATCCGCTCACCCCCCACGACGTGATGGTTCGGAACATACCCCGAACGGGGGTCGCGGGTCCATACCCTTGACGGCACGTCCTCCGTTCGGATGATGGTCGACGGCCGTCGCGCTGAGAGAATCGACTCCATGTCCGTGCTCGCCAAGCTCAGCATGCGGAACCGCGCCCTCATCGCCCTGGTCACCGTGGTCGTCGCCATCTTCGGCGGGATCGCGCTGAACGGACTGAAGCAGGAACTCGCACCGTCCATCCAGCTGCCGCAGCTGACGATCATCACGGCCTACCCCGGGGCCTCGCCCGACGTCGTCGACGCCGACGTCTCGACTCCGGTCGAGACCGCGATCCAGGGGATCACCGGCCTCGAGTCGACGTCGACCACGAGCTCCACTGGCATTTCGCGCGTGACCGCCAGCTTCACGTTCGGCACCGATCTGGCGTTCGCCGAGCAGAAGCTGCTCTCGGCCGTCAATCGCGTCGCGCCCGACCTGCCCGAGGACGTCGAGCCGCAGGTCGTCGCATTCAGCTTCGACGACCTGCCCGTGCTCGCCGTCGCGGTCACGGGGGCCGAGGATCCCGCCACGCTCTCCGACGAGCTCACCCGCACGACGCTGCCCGAGATCCGCGACATCGACGGCGTGCGCGACGCCGCGCTCGTGGGAGACCAGGGGCGTCGCGTGGTCATCACGCCCGACCCGGCGCAGCTCGCGGCGTACGGACTCACGCCCCAGACGATCCGCGACTCGCTGCAGCAGAGCGGGGTGCTGCTGCCCGCCGGCGAGATCACCGAGGGCGATTCGACGTTCGCGGTGCAGGCCGGCACGCGTCTCGGCAGCGTCGACGACATCGCAGCGCTGCCCATCCTCGGCGGAACGCAACCTGCGCCGGTCGAGGGCGTCGACGGCGAGCTGCCCGGCGCGACCGATGGCGAGACGGGCCAGCTCCCGGGTGGCGACGCGGGGACCGATGGCGGCACCGGAACCGACACCGACTCGGAGTTCGGCGCCGAGGCGCCCACCGTCGTGCCCGTCGCACTCAGCATCGGCGACGTGGCGACCGTCGCGCTGACCGAGAACCCGCAGACCAGCATCTCGCGCGTGAACGGCGAGCCCGCGCTGGCGATCTCGGTGACCAAGCTGCCCGCCGCGAACACCGTCGAGGTCTCGAACGCGGTGCGCGACGCGCTCCCCGACCTGCAGTCGGCGCTCGACACCACCAATCCCGGCGCCGAGTTCACGGTCGTCTTCGACCAGGCGCCGTACATCGAGCGGTCGATCGAGTCGCTCGCGGTCGAGGGACTGCTCGGCCTGCTGTTCGCCGTACTCGTGATCCTGGTGTTCCTGATGTCGGTGCGCGCCACCCTGGTGACCGCGATCTCGATCCCCACCTCGGTGCTCATCACGTTCATCGGGCTGCAGGCGGCCGACTACACGCTGAACATCCTCACGCTCGGCGCCTTGACGATCTCGATCGGTCGCGTGGTCGACGACTCGATCGTCGTCATCGAGAACATCAAGCGCCACCTCGTCGCGGGCGTCGAGAAGGCCCCGACGATCGTGCACGCGGTCCGCGAGGTGGCCGGCGCCATCACCGCGTCGACGATCACGACCGTCGCCGTGTTCCTGCCGATCGCGCTCGTCGAGGGCGTCACGGGCGAGCTGTTCCGGCCGTTCTCGCTGACGGTCACGATCGCGCTGCTCGCGTCGCTGCTCGTCTCGCTGACCATCGTGCCGGTGCTCGCGTACTGGTTCCTGAAGCCTGCGAAGCCCCGCGCGGGCCAGACCGAGGCGGATGCCGCGGCCGAGGCCGCCTTCGTCGACGAGGTGTGGCTCGCGCCCGAGCTCCGCGACGCCGACGGCGGCACGGGGTTGCGTCCGAAGCCGGTGCCGGATGCCGCGCCTCGGCCGGCCGCGGTCGCCACCGTCGCGCCGGTCGACGAGCTCGAGCACCCCTCGCGCCTGCAGAAGGGCTTCCTGCCGATCCTCGGCTGGACCCTGCGGCACTCGGCCGTGACGATCATCGTCGCCGTGCTCGTGCTCGCCGGAACCGTGGCGCTCGCGCCGCTCATGAAGACCAACTTCCTGGGCTCCAGCGGCCAGAACACGTTCCGCGTGGTGCAGGAACTCCCGGTCGGATCGAGCCTCGAGTACATGGCGACGGCCTCGGTCCCGGTGGAGGACGCCATCCGCGGCGTCGACGGCGTGGAGGTCGTCCAGACGTCCATCGGATCCACCGCCCGCGGCGTGCTGGCGGCCTTCAGCGCCGGCGGGTCGTCGGTCACGTACAACGTGACGACCGATGAGGACGCCGACCAGGACGCGCTGCAGGCCGAGGTCCGCGCCGAGCTCGAGGACCTCGAGGACGTCGGCGACGTCACCGTCTCGGCGCAGAGCGGATTCGGGGCCTCGAACGACATCGAGGTCGACATCACGGCGTCGAACGCCGAGGACCTCGCCGCGGCGACGGATGCCGTCGTCGCCGAGCTCGGCGATCTCGACTCGCTCAGCCAGGTCACGTCGAACCTCGACGAGTCGCGTCCGTACATCGCCGTCGAGGTCGATCGAGCGAAGGCCGCGGCGGTCGGGTACTCCGAGGTGGCGCTCGGCGGGATCGTGTCCGGGGCCATGCAGCCCCAGGCGGCCGGGTCCATCGTGATCGAGGAGCAGACGCTCACGATCTACCTCGCCGGTGAGACGCCGCCCGTGTCGGTCGCCGAGCTTCAGGCGCTCCCGGTGCCCACGCCGACCGGGCCGGTGCGGCTCGACTCGCTCGCCACGGTCGCGCAGGTCGACGGCCCGGCATCCGTCACCACCGTCAAGGGCCTGCGCAGCGCGACCGTCGCCGCGACGCCCGCCGGAGACGACCTGGGCGCTGCCAGCGGCCAGGTGCAGCAGGCCGTGTCCGCCGTCGACCTGCCGGCCGGCACCACGGCGTCGCTCGGCGGCGTCACGGCCGACCAGCAGGAGTCGTTCTCGCAGCTCGGGCTCGCGCTGCTCGCCGCGATCCTCATCGTGTACGTCGTGATGGTCGCGACGTTCCGCTCACTGCTGCAGCCGCTGCTGCTGCTCGTGTCGGTGCCGTTCGCCGCGACGGGCGCCATCCTGCTGCAGATCATCACCGGCATCCCCCTCGGCGTCGCCTCGCTCGTCGGCGTGCTCATGCTCGTCGGCATCGTCGTGACCAACGCCATCGTGCTCATCGACCTCGTGAACCAGTACCGCGAGCGAGGGATGACGGTGCGCGACGCGCTCATGCACGGCGCGTCACGGCGACTCCGCCCCATCCTGATGACGGCGCTCGCGACGATCTTCGCGCTGCTGCCGCTGGCGCTCGGGATCACGGGCAGCGGCGGGTTCATCTCGCAGCCGCTCGCGCTCGTCGTGATCGGCGGTCTGTTCTCGTCGACGCTGCTGACCCTGCTGGTGCTGCCCTCGTTGTACGACCTCGTCGAGGGGTCCCGCGAGCGGCGGCGGGCCAAGCGCGCGACGAAGCGGGCCGAGCGCGAGGGCGCCGAGGCCGAGGTTGCGCGTGCCGCGCCATCCGGGAGCTCGACGACCTGACAGACGCGTGACGCGAGGGACCATCGGCCCGATCGGACGGTACCCAGCGGGGGTATCCTGACGGTGTCGTCGAAGGAGTCGTCATGTTCCGCCGGTCCGCACATCCCGCCGTACGTCTCTCCGCGATCGCGGCGGGCGGCGCGCTCGTCCTCGCCCTGAGCGGGTGCATCGTCGTGAACCCGGGCGGTGGCGACGGAGACCGCGACGACATGCACGACGGCATGGGCGACGGCATGCACGATCAGTCCTCGGAATGGGAGGACGTGTCACGAGCCGACGTGATGTTCGCGCAGATGATGATTCCGCACCACGAGCAGGCCATCGAGATGAGCCAGTTCATCCTCGCCGACGACGGCGTGCGCCCCGAGGTCTTGCAGCTCGCGCTCGACATCGAGGCGGCCCAGGCGCCGGAGATCGAGCTGATGGAGTCCTGGCTCGACGAGTGGGGCGTGCCGTCGATGGGCGGCGACGGGCGCGGCGCGGCGGGCGGCATGGGCGGCAGCGGCATGGGCGGCATGCTGAGCGACGCCGAGATGGACGAGCTGGAGTCGGCCGACGGTGCCGAGGCCGAACGGCTCTACCTCGAGGGCATGATCGAGCACCACGAGGGCGCCATCGCGATGGCCGAGCGTCATCAGGACCGCGGCGAGGACGACGACGTGCTCGAGCTCTCGGCCTCGATCATCGTCTCGCAGGCCGCCGAGATCGAGCGGATGGAAGGACTCCTCGCCGACCTCGACTGACGCCGTCGCCCGTGGTTCACCGAACCTTCACCTGAGCGACGCGTTCCGCCCACCGCCGGGGCGCGTCGGACTCCGTACGGTCGGAGGCATGTCCAGCGAGGTGCTGCTCCACGAGCGGGTGACGAACGTGCTCCGCGAGCGTATCGGGCGCGGCCACTGGCCGGCCGGGATGCGCCTGCCCAGCGAGGCGGCACTCTGCCGCGAGTTCGGAACGTCGAGGGGCCCGGTGCGTCGCGCGCTCGCCGTGCTCCGCGAGGAGGGGTACGTCGTCGGCGGGCGCGGACGTGCGCCCATGGTCGGCCGCGTCGTTCCCACCCAGCCGTTCTCGACGTTCTCGTCGTTCACCGTGTGGGCCCGGGCGATCGGCAAGACGCCGGGGCAGCGCACGATCGAGGCCGCGAGCCGCAACGCCCCGTCGACGGTCGCCGGCTTCCTCGGCCTCGACGAAGGCGCCTCGGTCGTGCAGGTCGTGCGGGTGCGGATGCTCGACGACGTGCCGACCATGGTCGAACGCACGTCCTTCGCGCCCGCGATCGGAGTGCTGCTCGAGGACATGGACCCCGACCGGGGCTCGCTGCACGAGCACCTGATCGGCAAAGGCGTGGACCTGCGCCGCGCCCGTCACACGATCGACGCCGTCGCAGCCAATCCGCTCGACGCCGAGGCGCTCGGGGTCGGGCATGGCAGCCCGCTGCTGCGCGAACGGCGCATCACCTTCGACTCCGCCCGGCGTCCGCTGTCGTATGCCGACGACCGCTATCGGCCCGAGCTGGCCACCTTCACGATCGAGAACGAGGTCGACCGGCGGACACCGTTGACACGATCCGATCCCACCGCCGATGCGAGCCGA is a window encoding:
- the yczE gene encoding membrane protein YczE: MPRVSRLRSIAARTRTSDPAPVFARRLVQLVVGLFLYGLGIAMIVRGELGVAPWDVLTQGIAKQTGLGFGLITVLTSGVVLLLWIPLRQRLGFGTVMNALLVGPFADLSLWLIPAGLDLWARILLLFGGIVVLAVATGLYIGAHFGPGPRDGLMTGLHRRTGWRIWIVRTGIELAVLGTGFLLGGNVGVGTLAFALLIGPLCGWAIPLFAVKRPADGAAQRSVGSRDVPHPATEPTPA
- the yczR gene encoding MocR-like transcription factor YczR — translated: MSARALQTLLGEWRGDDGSAYRALADRIRLLVLDGRIPVDTRLPAERELAERLGLSRTTVTAAYRELRDQDLLRSVRGSGSVARLPGAPAFLPAPPAADYIDFSKAALPALPWLPDVARAAVDDLPAHLGDPGFDPIGIPELRAAIADRYTARGLPTGPEQIMVTIGAQHAIALLSRALVGRGDRALIEAPTYPHAYEALRNAGARLVTVATAPHDAGPEGFGATDEAADLVRAIGHANPVAAYLMPDFHNPTGRSLDASARERVLDAAARQGTVVIADETTAELDIDRGLDLKPLAAYGPAVMVGSVGKTVWGGVRVGWIRADRPLIRKLLAVRSPGDLGTPILEQLVVARLFSRMDDILDLRREQLRAGRDHLERLLADAFPEWHVPHVDGGIVTWVGLGAPVSSQLALAARTHGLIVAAGPRFGIDGAFERFLRLPICYPAEATDAAVQALRRAWGSLARTPVPDQNVLAAVV
- a CDS encoding chaplin family protein, which encodes MKRFATRALYATLFTGGLMLLGAGVAHASETSGDDGILSGTQLGVAIELPVTISGNAVSVIGDSESSDSWTEVANGDAAPASSPVAVTSGEDGIGSGSQAILDVSAPVTVGGNAVSVIGDSTSKHATTEVTSGSGTVGTDATTSGEDSILGGTQAIVDLVAPITVSGNAVSVIGDSTSKHATTVVDSGSGNGSGTDAWTSGEDSILGGTQAIVDLVAPITVGGNAVSVIGDSTSKHATTVVDSGSGNGSGTDAWTSGEDSILGGTQAILGVTAPISVGGNAVSVIGDSTTDGSTTVVNPVDPTDPTDPVDPTDPTDPVDPVDPVDPVDPVDPGTPGTPDGGSDTAGPGSAVTAAAWSTVADSSASLASTGLDSGFWERLALLLLLTGLVLLGVRRFALRR
- a CDS encoding efflux RND transporter permease subunit, giving the protein MSVLAKLSMRNRALIALVTVVVAIFGGIALNGLKQELAPSIQLPQLTIITAYPGASPDVVDADVSTPVETAIQGITGLESTSTTSSTGISRVTASFTFGTDLAFAEQKLLSAVNRVAPDLPEDVEPQVVAFSFDDLPVLAVAVTGAEDPATLSDELTRTTLPEIRDIDGVRDAALVGDQGRRVVITPDPAQLAAYGLTPQTIRDSLQQSGVLLPAGEITEGDSTFAVQAGTRLGSVDDIAALPILGGTQPAPVEGVDGELPGATDGETGQLPGGDAGTDGGTGTDTDSEFGAEAPTVVPVALSIGDVATVALTENPQTSISRVNGEPALAISVTKLPAANTVEVSNAVRDALPDLQSALDTTNPGAEFTVVFDQAPYIERSIESLAVEGLLGLLFAVLVILVFLMSVRATLVTAISIPTSVLITFIGLQAADYTLNILTLGALTISIGRVVDDSIVVIENIKRHLVAGVEKAPTIVHAVREVAGAITASTITTVAVFLPIALVEGVTGELFRPFSLTVTIALLASLLVSLTIVPVLAYWFLKPAKPRAGQTEADAAAEAAFVDEVWLAPELRDADGGTGLRPKPVPDAAPRPAAVATVAPVDELEHPSRLQKGFLPILGWTLRHSAVTIIVAVLVLAGTVALAPLMKTNFLGSSGQNTFRVVQELPVGSSLEYMATASVPVEDAIRGVDGVEVVQTSIGSTARGVLAAFSAGGSSVTYNVTTDEDADQDALQAEVRAELEDLEDVGDVTVSAQSGFGASNDIEVDITASNAEDLAAATDAVVAELGDLDSLSQVTSNLDESRPYIAVEVDRAKAAAVGYSEVALGGIVSGAMQPQAAGSIVIEEQTLTIYLAGETPPVSVAELQALPVPTPTGPVRLDSLATVAQVDGPASVTTVKGLRSATVAATPAGDDLGAASGQVQQAVSAVDLPAGTTASLGGVTADQQESFSQLGLALLAAILIVYVVMVATFRSLLQPLLLLVSVPFAATGAILLQIITGIPLGVASLVGVLMLVGIVVTNAIVLIDLVNQYRERGMTVRDALMHGASRRLRPILMTALATIFALLPLALGITGSGGFISQPLALVVIGGLFSSTLLTLLVLPSLYDLVEGSRERRRAKRATKRAEREGAEAEVARAAPSGSSTT
- a CDS encoding DUF305 domain-containing protein; amino-acid sequence: MFRRSAHPAVRLSAIAAGGALVLALSGCIVVNPGGGDGDRDDMHDGMGDGMHDQSSEWEDVSRADVMFAQMMIPHHEQAIEMSQFILADDGVRPEVLQLALDIEAAQAPEIELMESWLDEWGVPSMGGDGRGAAGGMGGSGMGGMLSDAEMDELESADGAEAERLYLEGMIEHHEGAIAMAERHQDRGEDDDVLELSASIIVSQAAEIERMEGLLADLD
- a CDS encoding GntR family transcriptional regulator; this encodes MSSEVLLHERVTNVLRERIGRGHWPAGMRLPSEAALCREFGTSRGPVRRALAVLREEGYVVGGRGRAPMVGRVVPTQPFSTFSSFTVWARAIGKTPGQRTIEAASRNAPSTVAGFLGLDEGASVVQVVRVRMLDDVPTMVERTSFAPAIGVLLEDMDPDRGSLHEHLIGKGVDLRRARHTIDAVAANPLDAEALGVGHGSPLLRERRITFDSARRPLSYADDRYRPELATFTIENEVDRRTPLTRSDPTADASRRR